The following are from one region of the Trichoderma breve strain T069 chromosome 5, whole genome shotgun sequence genome:
- a CDS encoding mre11 DNA-binding presumed domain-containing protein: MPEFPEADTIRILVATDNHVGYEERDAIRKDDSWRTFDEIMTLARTEDVDMVLLAGDLFHDNKPSRKSLYQVMRTLRKNCLGMKPCQLEFLSDAADVFEGAFPHVNYEDPDINISIPVFSIHGNHDDPSGDGNYCSLDLLQAAGLLNYYGRVAEADNIEAKPILLQKGDTKLALYGLSNVRDERMFRTFRDHKVKWFRPGTQTGEWFNLLAVHQNHHAHTATSYLPESVLPDWLDLVVWGHEHECLIDPSKNPETGFHVMQPGSSVATSLVPGEAVQKHIAVVSVNDKDFKVDKIPLKSVRPFVTRDISLAQEKRFKGLDKKKDNRHEVTLRLMEIVEEMIAEANADWEAIQTDEEVLEDRPLPLIRLKVEYTAPEGGQFECENPQRFSNRFVGKVANTNDVVYFHRKKVVQRKTEALDPTEFIESLGDGSEVVKVENLVNQLLAKQSLKVLPQGPFGEAVNQFVSKDDKHAMELFVSEHLSGQVKQMLGLQDDDDLNNAMELYKQRMEERMATAGSMSKTAQAERKRVLKPKPDSWDSDFDGNWEDAPDAWTYEEDEDQPPPAATKKATTRTVKAAPAKKAPAAKKAPARRGRKAFEDSEEEEEPPEEDVIMESDEEVAPPPPKPATRTTRRGQNAKSTAAASKPAPARKTATRGAAAAKTKQTKLNFSQGATQDKAVEISDDEISDDDAFEPAPVASRTRKR, encoded by the exons ATGCCCGAGTTTCCTG AGGCAGACACGATTCGCATCTTGGTTGCGACAGATAACCATGTCGGATACGAAGAGCGAGATGCCATCCGCAAAGATGACAGCTGGCGGACATTTGACGAGATCATGACGCTGGCTCGCACAGAAGAT GTCGACATGGTGCTGCTCGCGGGCGATCTATTCCACGACAACAAGCCCTCTCGAAAATCTCTTTACCAGGTCATGCGAACTCTCCGAAAGAACTGCCTCGGCATGAAGCCTTGTCAGCTCGAATTCCTGTCAGACGCCGCCGATGTCTTCGAAGGAGCCTTTCCGCATGTCAACTACGAAGATCCCGATATCAACATCTCGATTCCTGTCTTCTCCATTCACGGCAACCACGACGACCCTTCTGGAGATGGCAACTACTGTTCACTAGACTTGTTGCAGGCGGCTGGCCTTCTCAACTACTACGGCAGAGTGGCAGAGGCGGATAACATCGAGGCAAAGCCGATCCTCCTACAAAAGGGCGACACGAAACTTGCCTTGTATGGGTTGAGCAACGTTCGTGACGAGCGCATGTTTAGAACGTTTAGAGATCACAAGGTCAAATGGTTTCGTCCTGGCACCCAAACAGGCGAGTGGTTCAATCTGCTCGCCGTCCACCAAAATCACCATGCCCACACGGCCACATCATATTTGCCAGAGAGTGTGCTTCCAGATTGGCTCGACTTGGTAGTCTGGGGACACGAACACGAGTGCTTAATCGACCCGTCAAAAAATCCAGAGACGGGATTCCATGTCATGCAGCCAGGATCATCAGTGGCAACATCGCTAGTTCCCGGAGAAGCTGTGCAGAAGCACATCGCCGTGGTAAGTGTCAATGACAAAGACTTTAAAGTTGACAAGATTCCTCTCAAATCTGTCCGGCCGTTTGTCACGAGAGACATCTCTCTCGCTCAAGAAAAAAGGTTCAAAGGAttggacaagaaaaaggacaaTAGACATGAGGTCACGTTGCGGCTGATGGAGATTGTCGAGGAGATGATTGCAGAGGCAAACGCAGATTGGGAGGCTATTCAGACGGATGAAGAGGTCTTGGAAGATCGGCCATTGCCACTTATTCGCCTAAAAGTTGAGTACACTGCACCGGAAGGTGGCCAGTTTGAATGTGAGAATCCACAACGATTTTCGAATCGGTTTGTGGGCAAAGTGGCCAACACCAACGATGTGGTGTATTTTCACCGAAAAAAGGTGGTCCAGC GCAAAACAGAAGCTCTGGACCCAACAGAGTTTATCGAATCTCTGGGCGATGGTTCTGAAGTGGTTAAAGTGGAAAACCTTGTCAATCAATTGCTTGCCAAGCAATCCCTGAAGGTCCTCCCCCAAGGCCCTTTTGGCGAGGCGGTTAATCAGTTTGTTTCCAAGGACGACAAGCATGCGATGGAACTTTTCGTGTCGGAGCACTTGTCTGGTCAGGTTAAACAAATGCTAGGCCTtcaggatgacgatgatctGAACAATGCCATGGAACTTTACAAGCAGAGAATGGAGGAAAGGATGGCTACTGCTGGCAGCATGAGCAAAACGGCACAGGCTGAGAGAAAGAGAGTACTGAAGCCCAAGCCGGATTCATGGGACTCGGATTTTGATGGCAACTGGGAGGACGCTCCCGATGCGTGGACatatgaagaggatgaagatcaACCGCCGCCAGCGGCGACAAAGAAAGCCACGACACGCACGGTAAAGGCGGCCCCTGCTAAGAAGGCTCCTGCAGCCAAGAAGGCGCCAGCTCGGCGTGGTCGTAAGGCTTTTGAAGAcagcgaagaggaagaggagccaCCGGAGGAAGACGTGATAATGGAATCAGACGAAGAAGTGGCACCGCCACCGCCAAAACCAGCTACACGAACGACCAGACGTGGTCAGAATGCGAAGAGCACGGCAGCTGCTAGCAAACCTGCGCCGGCGAGAAAGACGGCTACAAggggagctgctgcagcaaagaCGAAGCAGACGAAGCTCAATTTTTCACAGGGAGCGACACAGGACAAGGCGGTTGAGATTAGCGACGATGAGATTTcggatgatgatgcattTGAGCCTGCGCCGGTGGCAAGtaggacgaggaagaggtga
- a CDS encoding short chain dehydrogenase domain-containing protein gives MPYSLKGRNVLVTGGSRGLGALICKKFAEEGANVAINYVSNADAAQKVADSLKEYPVKTFVIQGDAGKREDNVRLVQETVKNLGGLDIIIANAGWTKMSKFSDIHALNDEEWNKCWAVNVMSHLQLVQEAAPIFNANPEGGVYLITSSVAGTTQAGSSMAYSVTKAAGLHLMKNLAYTQGPKIRINAILPGLLLTEWGQQFGGANIEMIKSVSTLRRETDLDDCADLFITAAKNSSMTGQQIAIGTSLWY, from the exons ATGCCTTATTCGCTCAAGGGAAGAAACGTGCTAGTGACGGGTGGCTCCAG AGGCCTCGGAGCTCTGATCTGCAAGAAGTTCGCCGAAGAGGGAGCCAATGTCGCTATCAACTATGTCTCCAATGCAGACGCTGCTCAGAAAGTAGCTGATTCCTTGAAAGAATATCCCGTCAAGACATTTGTCATTCAAGGT GATGCCGGGAAGAGGGAAGATAATGTTCGTCTTGTCCAAGAAACCGTTAAGAACCTGGGCGGACTCGATATCATCATTGCGAATGCCGGCTGGACCAAGATGTCTAAATTTAGCGATATCCATGCCCTGAATGATGAAGAGTGGAACAAG TGTTGGGCTGTCAACGTCATGTCTCACCTGCAATTGGTTCAAGAAGCAGCGCCCATCTTTAACGCCAATCCCGAGGGCGGTGTTTACTTGATTACTTCTTCTGTTGCG GGCACCACCCAAGCAGGTAGCAGCATGGCCTACTCAGTCACAAAGGCTGCTGGTCTACATCTCATGAAGAACCTCGCATACACGCAAGGGCCCAAGATTCGAATCAACGCTATTCTTCCCGGTCTGCTGCTGACTGAATGG GGACAACAATTCGGAGGAGCCAACATCGAAATGATAAAATCAGTATCTACATTAAGGCGCGAG ACTGATCTCGACGATTGCGCCGATCTTTTTATCACAGCGGCTAAGAATAGCTCCATGACTGGCCAACAAATTGCGATTGGTACGTCTCTCTGGTATTAG
- a CDS encoding methyltransferase domain-containing protein, translated as MASSEAEVTHTIASLYDVMGVKYEKAFADMPARQKSLEWLLSHLPRTGCKILDIGCGTGCPVAQVLSSAPHNHHVLGIDASETMLSIARQSVPAATFQLIDARKFEAEEASYDAVTSYFALLQDISHDEIRETIQKIFNWLKPGGFFILGTVPVDLEFTSAKWLGKRALLTSMSEENYVTALKQVGFVIEFSEVENYTPKAVEAGICDEDDVVEEAQLFIYARKP; from the coding sequence ATGGCATCCTCTGAAGCTGAAGTTACGCATACCATCGCATCTTTGTATGATGTGATGGGTGTAAAATATGAAAAGGCATTTGCTGATATGCCAGCCCGGCAAAAATCTCTTGAGTGGCtcctctctcatcttccCCGCACAGGTTGCAAAATTCTTGACATTGGCTGCGGAACCGGCTGTCCTGTTGCTCAAGTCCTATCTTCTGCTCCTCACAATCACCATGTTCTTGGCATCGACGCTTCGGAAACAATGCTCTCTATCGCCCGTCAATCGGTTCCTGCGGCCACCTTTCAGCTGATTGACGCCCGCAAATtcgaggcagaagaagcgagcTATGATGCTGTGACGTCGTATTTTGCTCTGCTTCAGGATATTTCACACGATGAGATACGAGAGACGATACAAAAGATTTTTAATTGGCTGAAACCTGGTGGATTCTTTATTCTGGGAACAGTTCCAGTTGATCTCGAATTTACGTCAGCGAAATGGCTGGGCAAGAGAGCGCTATTGACTTCAATGTCGGAGGAGAATTACGTTACGGCCTTGAAGCAGGTGGGCTTTGTTATAGAATTCTCCGAGGTGGAGAATTATACACCAAAAGCTGTGGAAGCCGGCATTtgtgatgaggatgacgtGGTAGAGGAAGCCCAACTGTTTATATATGCGCGAAAGCCATAG
- a CDS encoding capsular polysaccharide synthesis protein domain-containing protein codes for MLDDKTTSRSANVDIPVQVQKSHLPNGIKHISPEKIDHRTDEEIAASLQKRHPVTSDKNIWGFWHTGFAQMRPWAQRNVINWVRRLGPDWTVHIVDRVDGSETNVFHYAEESFFPKTFIDGTMDGHKAHMGDLVRLPLLWKYGGIWMDVGLILLRHVDDICWKRIEDPESPYELSALALMHLPDTYTPLNGFLATKRNNPFIKRWHDIYVALWTEGVTNATGFHKHPLLRHLPIFRPQVKSPALKNIKMDYEKFSDYVAHYMCAERLRKLIDPNDGFNGAEWYEKHMLLFDAKDEMFQVQTLTDWDAQLQFRLFSLPRSGDGAVVDKSWHEAEALVTSLLANTSMVKLPHGPGNGGLKINMLADLWDAEENSNKDNEEGSFAAYLRYGSTHFDQTREVKKLEWQNPEEEIFTIGYLEPVEI; via the coding sequence ATGCTTGACGATAAAACAACTTCTCGGTCGGCAAATGTCGACATACCAGTACAAGTTCAAAAGTCACACCTGCCAAATGGAATTAAACACATATCCCCTGAAAAGATTGACCATCGTACAGATGAAGAGATCGCCGCTTCCCTGCAGAAACGCCATCCTGTCACCTCGGACAAGAATATCTGGGGTTTCTGGCATACGGGCTTTGCGCAGATGAGACCTTGGGCACAACGAAATGTGATTAATTGGGTCCGTCGGTTGGGCCCCGATTGGACTGTTCACATTGTGGATCGTGTCGATGGCTCAGAAACGAACGTCTTTCACTATGCTGAAGAATCCTTCTTCCCAAAGACGTTTATTGACGGTACCATGGATGGCCACAAGGCTCATATGGGAGACCTGGTTCGTCTACCGCTATTATGGAAATACGGAGGCATTTGGATGGACGTTGGCCTCATCCTCCTGCGTCACGTCGATGATATTTGTTGGAAGCGAATCGAGGATCCTGAGTCGCCTTATGAACTCAGTGCGCTGGCCTTGATGCACTTGCCAGACACTTATACTCCGCTCAATGGATTTTTGGCCACAAAACGCAACAACCCTTTCATCAAGAGGTGGCACGATATCTATGTTGCGCTCTGGACTGAGGGAGTCACCAACGCAACGGGTTTCCACAAACATCCATTGCTACGTCATTTGCCTATATTCCGCCCTCAGGTGAAATCTCCCGCCTTGAAAAACATCAAGATGGACTATGAGAAATTTTCCGACTATGTAGCTCATTACATGTGTGCCGAGCGTCTTCGAAAGCTCATTGATCCCAACGACGGCTTCAATGGTGCGGAGTGGTATGAGAAGCATATGCTCTTATTCGACGCCAAAGACGAAATGTTTCAGGTCCAGACACTTACGGATTGGGATGCACAGCTCCAATTCCGTCTCTTTTCACTACCGCGTTCTGGAGACGGCGCAGTTGTGGATAAGTCGTGGCatgaggctgaggctctCGTGACGTCTTTGCTGGCAAATACGTCCATGGTGAAGCTTCCTCATGGACCAGGCAACGGTGGATTAAAGATTAACATGCTCGCTGACCTATGGGATGCTGAGGAGAATTCTAACAAAGATAATGAAGAAGGGTCATTTGCTGCATATCTGCGGTATGGATCGACTCACTTTGACCAGACGCGAgaggtgaagaagcttgAGTGGCAGAATCCAGAGGAAGAGATTTTTACCATTGGATATTTGGAACCTGTGGAAATCTAA
- a CDS encoding WD domain, g-beta repeat domain-containing protein, with amino-acid sequence MDWHLVQWVAMLRKPTAREAITTFLLLLPLFTSILYRLYAKIRRRDGRSVGLQILSDEYNDDQVKYEIIAVHGLGANPEHTWTCKPNSKSKTSDSQKPVHLLKDLLMKDERFSDARILHFAYNSDWLVDACFESARDIGLRLIESVIEHRKTHLRLPLIFVGHSFGGIVIKEALSSDLKDTERIVEDTCGIIFLGTPHLGSPIAGFGATLAYLTGFLGSNTGLLLLLRSNGEMLVNLSIAFQSCLERKYQDLDKKTKIVSICEQKPTYLMNWLYAGLIVPLASATFGTNFMEVFKVDKDHSGLNKCFNLEDPLYKVLTAQLHKIRPTAPPKINTLQQAVLDRLMPVTAADAEFHPGLDEYGRALSECLPQTREEILKDICDWLDDSTSLQKHLYWLQGKAGTGKSTIARTIVSRMARQNRIAANFFFKRGGGDRARLKRFFTTLAAQLVRQWPSFAKAVQEALESDPSLPEQDPRIQFEKLIQEPLRKQEHKKSKVIMIVVDAHDECDLSEDLTSLVQQLTQSQDGHSTQPLVKCFLTSRLYHHTQYSFNSISEKRCEKKELEKATSATIRSDIERYLRDELEKIDGLLDPLPGGDLWSNPSDVENLKKLTERACPLFEFAAFSTRFIKQTNMPGGPRGRLHYILETQISGDLNDLYDSIIKRRFYGLDDQCHEKAEANFQKIIGSVVFLANAVTVRCLAEILKLPEREIREELQTFESVLVVPAEQDDQSLITLFHESFRDFFSGSGTTKKLTINYIEVHTMLASRCHQLLCGALRENMCKLKRPGTYRSEVTNETVNEFLPQEVQYACRFWIFHVKRSQSSIKDGDNWHSFLLSHFLHWLETLSLLGRTSESASLVKELKTAVHPSDAVQVKAFLEDAERLIASFRYVIDAVPLQLYSSVLTFAPAESLVRENFDAYRTKWISRLPNVDSQWSPCLQTFEGHPHQVKSLSFSPDETWLASASCDCIVKIWDARIHESKERNTSIFDTTGIKMPTGDHCLAMNQRLAMISAETSEIQLLDDSGSKWVAQPFKNAYANVAISANGNIFGAVLDDRTGIEIWDSESGNLLPAHNRSSLYIRSIAFSANGDEMKHNPDVYTEEFHLSVPHELQHYFAGGKECLFENERLWHWPLNTSFINFDFAVGTDLPEPKPWEDCLAKYYISLDGVWIMRHREKLLWILPEYRPKGAITSGSKIAIERVSGHPYVIELLDEDL; translated from the exons ATGGATTGGCATCTCGTGCAGTGGGTTGCTATGCTACGCAAGCCAACTGCGCGAGAAGCCATCACGActtttcttctgctgctgcccttgTTTACCTCGATTCTGTATCGACTCTACGCAAAGATTCGAAGACGAGATGGCCGTTCAGTGGGTCTTCAGATCCTCTCCGATGAATACAACGATGACCAAGTCAAATATGA GATCATTGCTGTACATGGCCTTGGGGCTAACCCTGAGCACACCTGGACTTGCAAACCCAACTCAAAGTCCAAAACCAGCGACTCTCAGAAGCCCGTTCATTTGCTTAAAGATTTGCTCATGAAAGATGAGCGATTTTCGGATGCACGAATTCTCCATTTTGCCTACAATTCGGACTGGCTTGTTGATGCCTGCTTTGAATCGGCTCGTGACATTGGACTTCGTCTCATAGAATCCGTGATTGAACACAGAAAGACTCATCTT CGACTCCCTCTGATCTTTGTCGGACATAGCTTTGGCGGAATAGTCATTAAAGAG GCATTATCTAGCGACTTAAAAGATACTGAACGAATAGTAGAGGACACATGCGGTATCATCTTCTTGGGTACGCCTCATTTAGGCAGCCCAATCGCTGGCTTTGGAGCCACCCTTGCCTACCTCACTGGCTTCTTAGGGTCAAACACTGGCTTGCTACTCTTACTCCGAAGCAATGGCGAAATGCTTGTGAATTTGAGTATAGCATTCCAAAGTTGCTTAGAAAGAAAATACCAAGATCTGGATAAGAAGACCAAAATTGTTTCGATCTGCGAGCAGAAGCCCACATATTTGATGAATTGGCTTTACGCAGGCTTG ATTGTCCCATTAGCTTCGGCAACATTCGGTACGAACTTTATGGAGGTTTTCAAAGTCGACAAAGACCACTCTGGACTGAACAAATGTTTCAACTTAGAAGATCCCCTTTATAAAGTGCTTACAGCCCAACTACACAAGATCCGGCC TACCGCGCCACCTAAAATTAATACGCTTCAACAAGCCGTCCTCGACCGTTTGATGCCCGTTACTGCCGCTGATGCAGAGTTTCACCCTGGACTCGACGAATACGGAAGAGCTCTTTCAGAGTGCCTCCCTCAAACTAGAGAAGAGATACTGAAAGACATTTGCGACTGGCTCGATGACAGCACTTCGTTGCAAAAACATCTCTACTGGCTTCAAGGCAAAGCCGGCACGGGGAAATCTACTATTGCGCGCACTATTGTCAGCAGGATGGCTAGACAGAACCGCATCGCTGccaatttctttttcaaaAGAGGTGGAGGCGATCGAGCTAGACTTAAGCGATTCTTTACGACTCTGGCAGCTCAGCTTGTGAGGCAATGGCCTAGCTTCGCTAAAGCTGTCCAAGAGGCTTTGGAGTCCGACCCTTCGCTTCCGGAACAAGACCCAAGGATTCAATTCGAGAAATTGATTCAGGAACCTTTGAGGAAACAAGAACACAAGAAGTCTAAAGTTATAATGATTGTCGTCGACGCTCACGACGAATGTGATTTAAGTGAGGATCTAACTAGCCTGGTTCAGCAGCTCACGCAATCACAGGATGGTCACTCCACTCAACCTCTAGTCAAGTGTTTTCTGACTAGCCGCTTATATCATCATACGCAATATAGTTTCAATAGCATCTCCGAGAAGAGAtgtgagaagaaggagcttgaaAAAGCCACATCGGCAACTATCAGGTCAGACATTGAACGTTACCTGCGGGATGAGTTGGAAAAGATCGATGGCCTTTTAGATCCGCTTCCAGGGGGTGATCTATGGTCCAATCCCTCTGATGTGGAAAATCTCAAGAAACTTACAGAACGAGCCTGTCCGTTATTTGAATTCGCTGCTTTTTCTACTCGTTTTattaaacaaacaaacatgCCGGGAGGACCGCGAGGCCGCCTCCATTACATATTGGAAACTCAAATTTCCGGCGACCTCAACGACTTATATGACTCCATCATAAAGCGAAGGTTCTATGGCCTCGATGACCAATGCCATGAGAAAGCAGAGGCAAATTTTCAAAAGATTATTGGTTCCGTCGTTTTCTTAGCGAATGCAGTGACAGTCAGATGTCTAGCCGAGATTCTCAAGCTGCCTGAGAGAGAGATTCGCGAAGAACTGCAAACTTTTGAGTCGGTTCTTGTGGTTCCAGCAGAACAAGACGATCAGTCGCTCATCACATTGTTTCACGAATCATTCAGAGATTTTTTCTCTGGGTCTGGAACTACAAAGAAGTTGACAATTAATTATATAGAAGTCCATACTATGTTGGCATCTCGCTGCCACCAGCTTCTATGTGGTGCATTGCGAGAAAACATGTGCAAATTAAAAAGACCCGGAACATATCGAAGTGAGGTTACAAATGAAACTGTCAATGAATTTCTACCGCAAGAAGTACAATACGCATGCCGATTTTGGATTTTCCACGTCAAAAGGAGTCAGTCAAGCATCAAAGATGGCGATAATTGGCATTCATTCCTACTATCTCATTTCCTCCACTGGCTTGAAACACTGAGTTTGTTGGGAAGAACTTCAGAAAGTGCGTCACTGGTCAAAGAGCTGAAAACTGCCGTGCAT CCTTCCGATGCAGTACAAGTCAAGGCATTTCTAGAAGATGCGGAACGACTTATTGCCTCTTTCCGATACGTCATTGACGCTGTGCCATTGCAACTCTATAGCTCCGTTTTAACATTTGCTCCAGCTGAAAGCCTTGTTCGAGAAAACTTTGACGCATATCGCACCAAATGGATCTCTCGTCTACCAAATGTTGATTCCCAGTGGAGTCCATGTTTACAAACATTTGAAG GACATCCCCATCAGGTCAAATCTTTATCATTCTCACCAGACGAAACATGGCTTGCTTCAGCCTCCTGTGATTGCATAGTTAAAATATGGGACGCTAGAATACATGAGTCCAAGGAGAGAAACACATCCATTTTCGATACCACAGGTATCAAGATGCCCACGGGTGACCACTGTCTTGCTATGAATCAACGTCTTGCTATGATATCCGCTGAAACATCTGAAATTCAGTTGTTGGACGATTCTGGAAGCAAATGGGTTGCACAACCATTTAAAAACGCTTATGCTAATGTGGCAATCTCTGCGAACGGTAACATCTTTGGAGCAGTTTTAGACGATAGAACGGGTATTGAAATATGGGACTCAGAGTCGGGGAATCTTTTACCTGCCCACAATCGCTCTTCTCTCTACATACGCTCGATCGCCTTCTCGGCAAATG GCGATGAGATGAAACATAACCCCGATGTTTACACTGAGGAGTTTCATTTGAGTGTTCCTCACGAACTCCAACATTACTTCGCTGGGGGGAAGGA GTGTCTGTTTGAGAATGAACGGCTGTGGCATTGGCCACTGAACACAAGCTTCATAAATTTCGATTTCGCCGTGGGCACAGACTTACCGGAGCCTAAGCCGTGGGAGGATTGTTTGGCCAAGTACTACATCAGTCTCGACGGTGTTTGGATCATGAGGCATCGTGAGAAGCTGCTATGGATTCTGCCGGAATATCGGCCAAAAGGCGCCATTACCTCTGGATCAAAGATTGCAATTGAGCGTGTATCAGGCCACCCATATGTTATAGAGCTTTTAGATGAGGACCTTTGA
- a CDS encoding aldo/keto reductase family domain-containing protein — translation MTKSPIEIVLGVANIGDTSIDPTAKFDSPAEVEAFLKPFYERGYRQIDTARGYSPHAPLSCEPRLGAANVGDKFIISTKVVSRPDGAHKRDKISQSIDDSLEALKVSQVDIMYLHQPNRTVPFEETAEAMDKAYREGKFKRFGLSNYTAAEVEQFLKISKERGFVKPTVYQGQYNPVVRTGEKELFPLLHKHNIAFYAWSPAAAGLFNGNHKNVQAGGRYDTSHYLGKFYASKYIKPSIEAATDRVREIAAKHNISGHAAALRWTAHHSALSAEYGDGIIIGASTIEQLEQNLDIFEQGPLPQEVVDAIDAVFAEIGGDAVAYHN, via the exons ATGACGAAATCACCAATCGAGATTGTCTTGGGAGTAGCCAAT ATTGGAGACACATCTATCGATCCAACGGCCAAGTTTGACTCCCCTGCAGAAGTCGAGGCGTTTCTCAAGCCCTTCTATGAGAGAGGCTATCGTCAAATCGACACTGCCAGAGGCTACTCACCACATGCGCCGCTATCCTGCGAACCTCGACTCGGTGCAGCAAACGTTGGTGATAAATTCATCATTAGCACCAAAGTCGTTTCTCGTCCAGATGGCGCACATAAAAGAGACAAAATTTCTCAGAGCATCGATGATTCCCTAGAGGCGCTGAAGGTCTCTCAGGTTGACATTATGTACTTGCACCAGCCCAACCGAACCGTTCCTTTTGAGGAGACAGCGGAGGCTATGGATAAGGCTTACCGAGAGGGCAAATTCAAGCGATTTGGACTGTCCAACTACACTGCCGCTGAGGTCGAGCAATTTCTCAAGATATCCAAGGAACGAGGTTTTGTAAAGCCGACTGTTTACCAGGGACAGTATAACCCAGTTGTTCGAACGGGAGAAAAGGAGCTGTTTCCCTTGCTCCACAAACACAACATTGCATTTTATGCATGGAG TCCTGCCGCTGCAGGTCTCTTCAACGGAAACCACAAGAACGTTCAAGCTGGAGGCCGCTATGACACCTCG CACTACTTGGGCAAATTCTATGCCTCAAAGTATATCAAGCCAAGCATCGAGGCTGCCACCGACCGTGTGCGAGAAATCGCCGCCAAGCACAACATCTCTGGCCACGCGGCTGCACTGAGATGGACTGCGCACCACAGTGCTCTTTCGGCCGAGTATGGCGATGGAATCATTATTGGGGCTTCGACTATTGAGCAGTTGGAGCAGAATTTGGATATTTTTGAGCAGGGACCTCTTCCTCAGGAGGTTGTCGATGCGATTGATGCTGTTTTTGCAGAGATTGGAGGCGATGCGGTTGCATATCATAACTAA
- a CDS encoding carbon-nitrogen hydrolase domain-containing protein — translation MAIRVGTASPNTQATTPLTLAHLHDIVSRAAAQRIDILVLPEAFIGGYPRGTSFGCVVGSRTAEGRESFAQYFDKAIDLGDTVGDGSAGAGVKWVRRELPGYELGGSGRGDGSREELERIARDTGVFFVTGCIEKAGGSLYCAAVYVCPKEGIIGKRRKVMPTGTERLMWAQGHPSTLRAVTTFIRGQRINLAAAICWENYMPLLRQSLYAQNINLYLAPTADGREGWLSLMRTIGIEGRCFVVSSNMCVRGEPDSADAGDRDVVPVTGGSRRSGRKSSSAVVADDGFEFAVPPPKVRHGRRKSVFDEDGNEIVLSCPADNGEKQGEEQTRKSDEQQRMQQLQNYQLPKVQEDEPVQQQNQTTQPAAAPKAPHFLSRGGSSIVSPFGDVLAGPQWEDEDGIIFADIDLRDCIRGRLDLDAAGSYSRNDAFKLTVDGLDLDPLPY, via the exons ATGGCCATCCGTGTGGGAACAGCCTCGCCCAATACCCAGGCCACAACCCCCCTCACCCTCGCCCACCTCCACGACATCGTCTcccgcgccgccgcccagcGCATCGACATCCTCGTCCTACCAGAAGCCTTCATCGGCGGCTACCCGCGCGGCACCTCATTCGGCTGCGTCGTCGGCAGTCGAACCGCCGAGGGCCGGGAATCGTTCGCTCAGTACTTTGACAAGGCAATCGATCTCGGCGACACCGTTGGCGATGGAAGTGCCGGCGCGGGCGTGAAGTGGGTGAGGAGGGAGTTGCCTGGCTATGAGCTCGGCGGGAGCGGTCGGGGTGATGGCTCGCGAGAGGAATTGGAAAGGATTGCGCGCGATACGGGCGTGTTTTTTGTGACGGGGTGCATTGAGAAGGCGGGTGGCAGCTTGTATTGTGCGGCGGTTTATGTGTGTCCCAAGGAGGGCATCATAGGCAAGCGTCGCAAGGTGATGCCG ACGGGCACTGAGCGTCTCATGTGGGCCCAAGGCCATCCATCAACTCTCCGCGCCGTCACGACCTTCATCCGCGGCCAACGCATCAACCTCGCCGCTGCAATCTGCTGGGAAAACTACATGCCTCTCCTCCGCCAATCCCTCTACGCCCAAAACATCAACCTCTACCTCGCCCCCACCGCCGACGGCCGCGAAGGCTGGCTCAGCCTCATGCGCACAATCGGCATCGAGGGCCGCTGCTTCGTcgtcagcagcaacatgtGCGTCCGGGGCGAGCCGGACTCTGCCGACGCGGGAGACCGGGATGTCGTGCCGGTGACCGGGGGCTCGAGGCGGAGCGGCCGGAAGAGCAGCTCCGCCGTCGTTGCGGACGATGGCTTCGAGTTTGcggtgccgccgccaaaggtGAGGCACGGACGAAGGAAGAGCGTGTTTGACGAGGATGGTAATGAGATTGTGCTGTCTTGTCCGGCGGATAACGGCGAGAAGCAGGGAGAAGAGCAGACACGAAAGTCAGACGAGCAGCAGAGGATGCAGCAACTGCAGAACTATCAACTCCCCAAAGTACAAGAAGACGAACCAGTCCAGCAACAAAACCAAACTACTCAgcccgccgccgctcccAAAGCTCCGCACTTCCTCTCTCGCGGCGGCTCTTCCATCGTTTCTCCGTTTGGCGATGTCCTTGCTGGTCCGCAGtgggaagacgaagatggcatCATTTTCGCCGACATTGACCTGCGTGACTGCATCCGCGGCAGGCTCGATCTGGATGCAGCGGGAAGCTACTCAAGAAATGACGCATTCAAGCTGACTGTTGATGGATTGGACTTGGATCCGCTGCCCTATTGA